CAGGCCGACCACGTGTCCGACCGCCCCCTGGACGGCCGGCGCCCACGAGTCGACCTCGGCGGAGATCTCCGCCGCCACGACGTCAACGACTTCCTTCCAGGCGCCAGCCTGAACTGCTCGACCTCGCGCGCCAGAGCCTCGCGTACGTCCCGTCGATCTCGATGAGGGACTCATGCGTGCCAGTCTCGGCCACCCGTCCGTCCTCGACAACGACAATGTGCTCCGCGTCGACGACATTGGCCAGCCGGTGCGCGACGAGCAGTACGGTGCTGTGCTCGGCGAGTTGCCGGATGCAGCGACGCAGAAAGCGCTCGTTCTCCGGGTCGAGCGCGGTGGTGGCCTCGTCGAGCAACACGATCGGCGCGCGCTTGAGCAGGGCTCGCGCGATCGACACCCGTTGGCGTTCCCCGCCCGACAGGGCCACCCCGCCCTCGCCGACCTGGGTCTGCATGCCGTTCGGGAGCCGGGCGATGATCTCGTCCACCCCCGCGAGGCGAGCCGCGTCGGCCAGTTCCGCCTCTGTCGCCTTGGGACGGCCAAGCCGGATGTTGGCCTCCAGTGTGTCGTCGAAGAGGTAAACATCTTGGAAGACAAGCGCGAGCTGGCGCGTCAGGTCCTCAGTGCGCAGGTCGCGCACATCGACACCGCCAACCCGCACCGCACCGTGTTGGACGTCCTAGAAGCGGCTGATGAGCCGGTTGACGGTGGGCTTGCCGGAGCCGGACGGTCCGACCAGGGCAGTCACCGAGCCAGGTGCGACGGTGATCGCGAGACCCGCGAGCGCCTCGACGCGGTTGGTCGGCCGGACCCACGCTACGAAGAAGTCCGTGTACTCCTTGGCAGCGCTCTGGAAGGCGGAGTGCGCCTTCCGAGCCCTGCCAAAGGATTTCACCACCGCGATGCCCGAGATGAACTCGACGACGGCGCTGCCCAGCCGCGCGTTGCTCTCGTCGAGCTTGCGTTCGAGCTCCGCCGAGCCGCGCTTCATCCACACGAGGGCGACCACGTAGACCGGAAGCATCGCGATCGCGAGCAGCGCCAGCCGCCAGTCCAGGACCACGAGGTAGGCCAGCGCGCCGAGCGGTGTCACGGCCGCCGTCATCTCGACCGCGTGGTGGGCCACCAGCTGGTGCAGGGCGTCGACATCGCCCATCGCGGTCTTGCGCAACCGCCCGGAGGAGTTGCGCGGGAACCAGCCGAGCGGGACGCGCCCGAGGTGGGCGATCATCCGCCGCCGCAGGTCCGCCTGCAGCCGCACATCGGCCAGGTGCGTGATCGTCAGCGCCGTGCTCATCAAGGTCGCCCGCAGCAGTAGGCCCAGGACGATCAAGACCGCCACCAGCGCCACCCGGCCCCGGTCGACCGGTGTCGCGAGCAGCGCGTCCACCAACTCGACCAGGCCGACGAACGGCGCCAGCCCGGCCAGCGCGCCCAAGGCGCTGAACACGCACGCCAGCCGGATGCGGCCCGCGACAGGACGGCGCACTTCCCTGAGTGCTGAGGTCATGCCGAAGACCCTGGCGCGACTCAGCCGATCGGGTCTTGAACGATTGTTCCCCCGCCGTAGTCGACCGCGTCCCAGGCCCGGTGCAGCGACGCAGGCGTGTACCCGGCCAGTTCCCGCAGGTCACGGGTGAGATGCGACTGGTCGGCATAGCCGTGGCGAGTCGCGACCTCGGCGGGCGGGATCCCGGCCGTGATCGCGTTGATCGCGGCCGACAGGCGCACGATCATCGCCGCGCGCTTGGGCGTCACCCCGGTCTGAGCGGTGAACCGCGACCACAGG
The window above is part of the Allokutzneria albata genome. Proteins encoded here:
- a CDS encoding ATP-binding cassette domain-containing protein — encoded protein: MRVGGVDVRDLRTEDLTRQLALVFQDVYLFDDTLEANIRLGRPKATEAELADAARLAGVDEIIARLPNGMQTQVGEGGVALSGGERQRVSIARALLKRAPIVLLDEATTALDPENERFLRRCIRQLAEHSTVLLVAHRLANVVDAEHIVVVEDGRVAETGTHESLIEIDGTYARLWRARSSSSGWRLEGSR
- a CDS encoding ABC transporter transmembrane domain-containing protein, translated to MTSALREVRRPVAGRIRLACVFSALGALAGLAPFVGLVELVDALLATPVDRGRVALVAVLIVLGLLLRATLMSTALTITHLADVRLQADLRRRMIAHLGRVPLGWFPRNSSGRLRKTAMGDVDALHQLVAHHAVEMTAAVTPLGALAYLVVLDWRLALLAIAMLPVYVVALVWMKRGSAELERKLDESNARLGSAVVEFISGIAVVKSFGRARKAHSAFQSAAKEYTDFFVAWVRPTNRVEALAGLAITVAPGSVTALVGPSGSGKPTVNRLISRF